Proteins encoded within one genomic window of Trichoderma asperellum chromosome 2, complete sequence:
- a CDS encoding uncharacterized protein (EggNog:ENOG41): MASRASIAAVLLAVLLGYVYNAYLQRLLFVIGAFRQPGSTELASGDFIVIDSTLHCEDLHYHDSTGLIFTACEGFKGSRLKWFPPIDHFFEPSNPGLHKGNLQIIDPKTFKAQVLELEGFSGPFVTHGIDVIDDPEKPKGEAVYIFAVNHRPNPKHYGENGDVNAPRCYSVVELFRHVVGSGKASHVRTIWHPLITTPNDIFAMSPTSFLVTNDHYFRTGFLRALEDITTLITRTNTVHVQVQDLKPVEDDDSGVHASVALDKLHNLNGIGHGRTEDEVFVTGCGSGLMHVGKILEGKEAEKIIDVSKTIEFGIPIDNPTYFKDPYANKTFDASGVVASGPTRAVDWMKNKAMESVLDPSMVWMASPRFSGQKEEGAAKGEEDWDVKVIFQDDGQRVRTASASVLLAIDPKEEQGRRRAWLFVSSYHSYNVVAAKIDL; this comes from the exons ATGGCGTCCCGCGCCTCCATCGCCGCTGTGCTGCTTGCTGTGCTACTCGGCTATGTATACAACGCCTATTTGCAGCGACTGCTCTTTGTAATTGGCGCATTTCGACAACCAGGAAGCACAGAATTGGCTTCTGGAgattttattgttattgaCAGCACATTACACTGCGAGGACCTGCATTATCACGACTCTACCGGTCTAATCTTCACTGCTTGCGAAGGCTTCAAAGGGAGCCGTCTGAAATGGTTCCCTCCGATCGACCACTTTTTTGAGCCATCAAACCCTGGGCTCCATAAGGGAAATCTCCAAATCATTGATCCAAAG ACATTCAAGGCGCAGGTTCTGGAGCTTGAAGGCTTTAGCGGTCCATTCGTGACTCATGGCATTGATGTCATTGATGACCCAGAGAAGCCAAAGGGCGAAGCAGTTTACATATTTGCGGTTAATCATAGGCCTAATCCCAAACATTATGGTGAGAATGGAGATGTCAATGCTCCGCGGTGTTATTCAGTCGTGGAGCTGTTCCGTCACGTTGTTGGATCAGGCAAAGCAAGTCACGTCAGGACTATATGGCATCCTCTCATCACGACGCCAAATGACATATTTGCCATGTCTCCAACGTCGTTTTTGGTAACCAACGATCACTACTTCAGGACCGGATTTCTACGCGCCTTGGAAGATATTACGACTCTAATCACACGCACAAATACTGTTCATGTCCAGGTCCAGGACCTGAAGCcggttgaagatgatgactcAGGAGTCCACGCGTCAGTTGCACTGGACAAACTGCATAACTTAAACGGGATCGGACACGGTCGAACTGAAGATGAAGTGTTCGTAACCGGCTGTGGCAGCGGTCTCATGCATGTGGGCAAAATCCTCGAGGGAAAGGAAGCCGAGAAAATCATCGACGTCAGCAAAACCATCGAATTTGGCATACCTATCGACAATCCAACCTATTTCAAGGATCCTTATGCTAACAAGACTTTCGATGCAAGCGGGGTTGTTGCCTCTGGGCCCACTAGAGCCGTAGACTGGATGAAAAATAAGGCAATGGAGAGTGTTCTGGATCCTAGTATGGTGTGGATGGCCTCGCCAAGGTTCAGCGgacagaaagaagaaggtgcTGCAAAAGGGGAGGAAGACTGGGATGTCAAAGTCATCTTCCAAGATGACGGGCAAAGAGTCCGAACCGCCAGCGCCTCTGTGTTGCTGGCTATTG
- a CDS encoding uncharacterized protein (EggNog:ENOG41~SECRETED:SignalP(1-16)~MEROPS:MER0003908) — protein MKSLALLPAFFASALAAAVHPPKVSYDGYKVFRLAVEGDNIHRINGVIDKLNLQTWKSAEKTGSFTDIVVEPSQLEAFNKETFGLKTIVMHENLGASIAEEAAFQPYAVGAVNSTWFSSYHAYADHLQFLTDLHTQFPNTSEIVTSGNSLNGNPITGIHFWGSGGKGANPAVILHGTVHAREWIATMVVEYFAYTLLTSTDATTKSFLNKYDFYVFPVVNPDGFLYTQTSDRLWRKNRQTNSGSSCVGRDINRNWNYMWDVPGGASTDPCAEDYKGVSAGDTVEFKALSSYIQGIKNAQGLKLYIDYHSYSQLFMTPYGYSCDAVAPNDSELQSLAKGAVAAIRAVHGTSFAYGPICSTIYQATGSSVDYVNDVIGSDYTFTSELRDTGRYGFVLPASQIQPSGEEAYAGLKYLLQNMK, from the exons ATGAAGTCTCTTGCACTACTACCGGCTTTCTTTGCTTCGGCATTGGCTGCCGCTGTCCACCCCCCGAAGGTGTCTTATGATGGATACAAGGTCTTCCGACTAGCTGTCGAAGGCGACAATATTCATCGTATTAATGGCGTTATTGATAAGTTGAATCTTCAGACGTGGAAGTCTGCTGAGAAAACAGGCTCCTTCACAGATATCGTTGTCGAGCCTAGCCAGCTGGAAGCTTTCAATAAAGAGACATTCGGTCTGAAGACCATCGTCATGCACGAGAATCTCGGTGCCTCAATTgcggaagaagctgctttCCAGCCCTACGCTGTTGGTGCCGTCAACAGCACATGGTTCAGCTCATACCATGCCTATGCAGACCACCTTCAGTTCCTCACAGATCTGCACACACAGTTTCCCAACACTTCGGAGATTGTCACCTCTGGCAACTCCTTGAACGGTAATCCCATTACTGGCATTCACTTCTGGGGGAGCGGAGGTAAAGGTGCGAATCCGGCCGTCATCTTGCACGGAACTGTTCATGCTAGAGAATGGATTGCTACCATGGTTGTCGAATACTTTGCCTATACTCTCCTAACAAGCACCGACGCTACAACAAAGAGCTTTCTGAACAAATATGACTTTTACGTCTTCCCAGTAGTGAACCCTGATG GATTCTTATATACCCAGACCAGCGACCGTCTGTGGCGTAAGAACCGCCAAACAAATTCTGGAAGCTCATGTGTCGGTCGTGATATCAACCGGAACTGGAACTACATGTGGGATGTTCCTGGAGGCGCATCCACCGATCCCTGTGCCGAGGATTACAAAGGTGTTAGTGCGGGCGACACTGTCGAGTTCAAGGCTCTGTCTTCATACATCCAAGGTATCAAGAATGCGCAAGGCCTCAAGTTATATATCGACTATCACTCTTACTCTCAACTCTTCATGACTC CCTATGGATACTCTTGCGACGCCGTCGCTCCCAACGATAGCGAGCTGCAATCTCTCGCCAAGGGCGCTGTTGCCGCCATTAGGGCCGTCCATGGAACGTCGTTTGCTTACGGCCCCATCTGCTCGACTATCTACCAAGCCACTGGTTCCAGCGTTGACTATGTGAATGATGTCATCGGATCGGACTATACCTTTACTTCTGAGCTTCGAGATACTGGCAGATACGGCTTCGTCCTTCCCGCTAGCCAGATCCAACCCAGCGGAGAGGAAGCATATGCAGGCttgaagtatttgctacAGAACATGAAATAG
- a CDS encoding uncharacterized protein (EggNog:ENOG41~CAZy:GT54~TransMembrane:3 (i12-33o262-281i302-322o)), with product MTKSSPSFSRFIIDLRVINFVLGLIWLITFRYLQQTTYYDPSSFFFRWDAAYQPLYSAVREQEADAFLASSQSQKSRLLKGSEESLGYAAPYCIGIPTLQRERAQFFAKTAASLVDTLTAEERNSIYIVVLLSDTDATVNSAFGQHWLHAIADTVVVHEDTPKGLVAENGYQTIPRHPEFAARDERVRRDYSVLSEICRQNDSEYFILVEDDVIAARDWLQRLQDATPQVNERAVAKDRDWLYLRLFYTETYMGWNSEEWPIYIRNILLIYVAVSGAMIAIRHVYHMAQPSAKERTSKVSKFLMANILFIWMPLFIGLGFMAGRLTVSPLPFGVQEMPRYGCCSQSLVIPSRHLTTLEEKLKEPPFDLPADSTIERIADSLELDKWALVPSAFQHIGARGSSARGGALKSTWNFSFERLYSA from the coding sequence ATGACTAAATCATCTCCTTCGTTCTCACGTTTTATTATCGATCTCCGGGTGATCAACTTTGTTCTTGGCTTAATTTGGCTTATTACTTTCCGATACCTTCAACAGACTACCTACTACGACCcgtcttcattcttctttcgcTGGGATGCCGCGTATCAGCCGCTTTACTCTGCTGTAAGGGAGCAGGAAGCCGATGCGTTCCTCGCCTCAAGTCAGTCGCAAAAGAGTAGATTATTAAAAGGGTCAGAAGAGAGTCTTGGTTACGCCGCGCCATACTGTATCGGCATCCCAACTCTCCAAAGAGAGCGCGCGCAATTTTTCGCTAAAACAGCAGCGTCCCTCGTCGATACCTTGACAGCCGAAGAACGAAATTCAATATATATTGTTGTTCTTTTATCCGATACCGATGCGACAGTGAATTCAGCATTCGGGCAGCATTGGCTTCATGCAATCGCCGACACCGTTGTGGTTCATGAGGATACGCCCAAGGGCCTAGTTGCTGAAAATGGCTACCAGACGATACCGCGGCATCCCGAATTTGCGGCCAGAGACGAACGAGTAAGACGCGACTACTCTGTGCTCTCTGAAATCTGTCGTCAAAACGACTCCGAATATTTTATCCTAGTCGAAGATGATGTTATTGCTGCGAGAGACTGGCTCCAGCGACTTCAAGACGCAACACCACAAGTAAACGAGCGCGCGGTTGCCAAAGATCGAGACTGGCTTTACCTCAGACTTTTTTACACCGAGACTTATATGGGCTGGAACTCGGAGGAATGGCCTATTTATATACGAAATATTCTCTTGATATACGTGGCCGTATCGGGAGCCATGATTGCCATTCGACATGTCTACCACATGGCGCAGCCCTCTGCCAAAGAGCGAACCTCCAAAGTTTCGAAATTTCTGATGGCGAATATACTTTTCATATGGATGCCCTTATTTATTGGGCTAGGGTTTATGGCTGGTCGGTTAACAGTCAGTCCACTACCGTTCGGCGTCCAAGAGATGCCGCGGTACGGTTGTTGTAGCCAGAGCTTAGTTATACCAAGTCGGCATCTCACCACACTTGAAGAGAAGCTAAAAGAGCCCCCTTTTGACCTTCCTGCTGATTCTACTATCGAAAGGATAGCAGACAGCCTTGAGCTTGACAAGTGGGCGCTTGTGCCTAGTGCCTTTCAGCATATTGGAGCAAGGGGATCGTCAGCCAGAGGAGGCGCTCTTAAGTCGACGTGGAACTTCAGTTTCGAGAGGCTCTATTCAGCATAA
- a CDS encoding uncharacterized protein (EggNog:ENOG41~TransMembrane:7 (o20-41i53-73o93-119i131-161o173-196i208-229o249-268i)): MGPKGMGFPTDGVDNHGWKLHITSLVMIILAGLAVVVRCISRVSLYNFGADDIVIIISLLFSIILSVAVQLAIGNGYGMHKADLTAIELETALRWFFIAQTPYKVTICLNKVATILLYLRIFVTQKFQIAAYTVMGIIIALTIGAVASTIFQCVPIAGAWNRTVDAKCINSDIFWIAYAVMNILTDVMVLTLPIVPIMELQLCIRNKLMICAIFLMGGFVTVTSILRAVSVQNSLANKSDNTWSFIDRGIWTLIEANSGIIGACLPALRQPLARTLPHIFGSSVRNSNYEDDRALGKGTFALSSLPRQAANPALWRGGGRGRQVVSISGPGTTLGRKSDELCIIRESVKENGSSSETLIAHDISKVEVVRTSFHVDTKSYSDGKVVTSRS; this comes from the exons ATGGGACCAAAGGGTATGGGCTTCCCTACTGACGGAGTAGACAATCATGGCTGGAAGCTGCACATTACATCTTTGGTGATGATTATACTTGCTGGGTTGGCTGTTGTTGTTAGATGCATAAGCCGAGTATCTCTCTACAACTTTGGTGCTGATGATATTGTGATTATCATTTCATTG CTGTTCTCAATCATTCTCTCCGTTGCTGTTCAGCTTGCAATTGGAAATGGTTACGGTATGCATAAAGCTGACCTCACCGCCATTGAGCTTGAGACGGCGCTCCGGTGGTTTTTTATCGCCCAAACGCCTTACAAAGTAACCATTTGCCTCAATAAAGTGGCCACCATCTTGCTCTACCTGCGTATATTTGTTACGCAAAAATTCCAGATCGCTGCCTATACTGTCATGGGAATCATCATCGCTTTGACCATTGGAGCTGTGGCATCAACGATTTTTCAGTGTGTGCCAATTGCGGGTGCCTGGAATAGGACAGTTGACGCAAAATGTATTAACTCGGACATATTCTGGATTGCATATGCTGTTATGAACATCTTGACAGATGTCATGGTTTTGACTCTTCCTATTGTACCCATTATGGAGCTTCAGCTGTGCATACGCAACAAATTGATGATATGCGCCATCTTCTTGATGGGTGGATT CGTTACTGTCACATCTATCCTCAGAGCGGTGTCTGTACAGAACTCGCTTGCCAACAAATCCGATAACACGTGGAGCTTTATCGATCGCGGAATATGGACGTTAATTGAGGCGAACTCAGGCATTATCGGTGCCTGTCTTCCTGCTCTCAGGCAGCCATTAGCTCGGACGTTGCCTCATATCTTCGGTTCAAGTGTGAGGAACTCTAATTATGAAGACGATAGAGCACTAGGCAAAGGGACCTTTGCTCTATCCAGCCTACCTAGACAAGCGGCTAACCCTGCTTTGTGGCGTGGAGGAGGACGCGGCCGCCAAGTCGTATCCATTTCCGGTCCTGGAACAACATTGGGGAGAAAAAGTGATGAGCTATGCATTATCAGAGAGAGTGTTAAAGAAAACGGTAGTAGTTCCGAGACGCTGATTGCTCACGATATCTCAAAAGTTGAAGTTGTGAGAACATCATTTCACGTAGACACGAAAAGCTATAGCGACGGCAAGGTTGTCACATCAAGGTCTTAA
- a CDS encoding uncharacterized protein (EggNog:ENOG41~MEROPS:MER0033188~SECRETED:SignalP(1-21)), which translates to MLFFKAKSAVLILSAATAATASVDDTASTCNTQRFLTVSTSNGPVIGHAASNSDCVIEYLGIPFAQPPVGDLRFAPPAKITSKSSYEATNYGADCPLTPSKPVAYPGFTPQAQQIVNYFASAAGTPQSEDCLTLNIWSKATQNSLKATKPVLVFFYGGRFTIGNTDSPFYTGKYFADAEDIVVVTVNYRLNIFGFPGAPGSTQNLGLRDQRAAVEWVRDNIKQFGGDPNRITISGQSAGGVAVDYWTYAYEKDPIVNGVIAHSGNVFSFPVNAPGVPEKNWDTVVAAVNCASASDVMACMREADWQAIKAAAAGIKPTPSTSVLRSIPAFYPMPDEEIVFSDYVNLTSSGSFAKVPMLLGNNHDEDGYYRIPAYAAGIIPTDAQVASFLLESFTCPVSHQASARRAHGVPAWAYRYMADWNNTRLYPTSGAYHGVDLHMIFGASADVSGLPTTADQRSLTKLMQHAWYSFSNNPSSGLRSIGWPQFNQKTDSLIVLGQNNAPKAQFVHPSIFNSPCPNVTLAGSGTVGSAIAN; encoded by the exons ATGCTTttcttcaaggccaagagcGCGGTCTTGATCCTAAGCGCTGCCACTGCCGCAACTGCTTCCGTGGACGACACAGCATCCACATGTAACACACAGCGGTTCCTCACCGTTTCGACGTCCAACGGCCCAGTTATAGGCCACGCTGCTTCCAACTCAGACTGCGTTATCGAGTACCTAGGCATTCCCTTTGCACAACCACCTGTTGGAGACCTGCGATTCGCGCCACCTGCTAAGATCACGTCCAAGAGTTCTTATGAGGCGACCAATTATGGAGCTGATTGTCCTCTGACGCCTTCAAAGCCTGTGGCCTATCCCGGATTCACGCCTCAAGCGCAGCAGATTGTCAATTATTTCGCCTCGGCCGCAGGCACACCCCAGAGCGAGGACTGCCTTACTCTGAACATTTGGTCGAAGGCGACGCAGAATTCACTGAAGGCAACGAAGCCCGTGCTGGTCTTCTTTTACGGCGGCA GGTTTACCATTGGAAACACCGATAGCCCTTTTTACACCGGCAAATACTTCGCCGACGCCGAGGACATCGTGGTCGTCACCGTCAACTACCGACTCAATATCTTTGGTTTCCCGGGTGCCCCAGGCTCGACTCAAAATCTCGGGCTCCGCGACCAGCGAGCCGCTGTTGAATGGGTACGCGACAACATCAAGCAATTCGGCGGCGATCCAAACAGGATTACCATCTCTGGCCAGTCCGCCGGTGGTGTGGCGGTAGATTACTGGACCTATGCATACGAGAAGGACCCCATTGTCAACGGTGTCATTGCGCACTCGGGCAACGTTTTCAGCTTTCCCGTCAATGCCCCCGGTGTCCCTGAAAAGAACTGGGATACTGTTGTGGCTGCTGTGAACTGTGCCTCTGCTTCCGATGTCATGGCCTGTATGCGTGAGGCAGATTGGCAAGCTATCAAAGCCGCCGCAGCCGGCATCAAGCCTACACCAAGCACCAGTGTCCTGCGTTCCATTCCTGCGTTCTACCCAATGCCAGATGAGGAGATTGTGTTTTCGGATTATGTCAACTTAACCAGCTCTGGTAGCTTTGCAAAGGTGCCCATGCTGCTGGGAAACAaccatgatgaagatggatatTATCGTATCCCTGCCTATGCCGCCGGAATCATACCGACGGATGCCCAAGTCGCGTCTTTTCTCCTCGAGTCTTTCACCTGCCCCGTTTCTCACCAGGCTAGTGCTCGCCGAGCTCATGGCGTGCCAGCCTGGGCTTACCGATACATGGCTGATTGGAACAATACTCGTTTGTACCCTACCAGCGGCGCGTATCATGGAGTCGACCTACACATGATTTTTGGAGCGTCAGCAGATGTCAGTGGCTTGCCTACAACTGCGGACCAGAGGAGTCTGACGAAGCTGATGCAGCACGCCTGGTACTCCTTCAGCAATAATCCATCGTCTGGGCTTAGAAGCATTGGGTGGCCTCAGTTCAACCAGAAAACGGACTCATTGATAGTCCTTGGTCAGAACAATGCTCCCAAAGCACAATTTGTGCACCCGTCAATTTTCAACTCTCCATGCCCCAATGTGACATTAGCAGGTTCAGGAACAGTTGGATCAGCAATAGCAAATTGA
- the NMT1_1 gene encoding glycylpeptide N-tetradecanoyltransferase, translating into MSTDKITFLTNWHATPYHAPLYLAQAKGYFKEEGIKVALLEPNDPSDVTEIIGSGKVDLGFKAMIHTLAAKARGFPVLSIGSLLDEPFTGVIYLKESGITTDFRSLKGKRIGYVGEFGKIQIDELTSHYGLTPEDYTAVRCGMNVSKAIITGEIDAGIGLENVQMVELEEWLDKQGRPKTDVQMLRIDELAELGCCCFCTILYIGNESFIEKNPEKVRAFLRAVKKATDFVLAEPSKAWAEYIDFKPVMGTELNRKMFERSFAYFSKDLKNVQRDWNKVTKYGQRLGVLDAQFKSNYTNEFLSWELEADSQDPTGDQKRMVELQCDVACRGGFRRLPPSIKA; encoded by the exons ATGTCGACGGATAAGATCACGTTCTTGACGAACTG GCACGCTACCCCGTACCACGCACCGCTGTACCTCGCTCAAGCGAAAGGATATTTCAAGGAAGAAGGCATCAAGGTCGCTCTCTTGGAGCCCAATGACCCTAGC GATGTTACTGAGATCATCGGATCTGGTAAAGTGGATCTCGGATTCAAAGCAATGATTCATACTCTTGCT GCCAAAGCCCGTGGTTTCCCTGTCCTCTCCATTGGTAGCCTCCTTGACGAGCCATTCACTGGTGTGATTTATCTCAAGGAGTCGGGCATCACCACTGACTTTCGCTCCCTCAAGGGCAAGCGGATTGGCTACGTGGGCGAGTTCGGCAAAATCCAAATTGACGAACTGACCTCTCACTATGGTCTCACTCCAGAAGACTATACTGCCGTTCGCTGCGGAATGAACGTTTCCAAGGCTATCATCACTGGCGAAATTGATGCTGGTATTGGCTTGGAGAATGTTCAGATGGTGGAGCTTGAGGAGTGGCTCGACAAGCAGGGCCGCCCAAAGACAGACGTCCAAATGCTCCGCATTGATGAACTCGCTGaattgggctgctgctgtttctgcACCATCCTTTACATTGGCAATGAGTCCTTCATTGAGAAGAACCCGGAGAAAGTCCGCGCTTTTCTTCGTGCTGTTAAAAAGGCTACTGACTTTGTGCTTGCTGAGCCGAGCAAGGCCTGGGCAGAGTACATTGACTTCAAGCCCGTGATGGGAACTGAGCTGAACCGAAAGATGTTTGAGCGCAGCTTCGCATACTTTTCCAAGGATTTGAAGAACGTGCAACGTGACTGGAACAAGGTCACCAAGTATGGACAGAGGCTCGGCGTCCTTGATGCCCAGTTCAAGTCCAACTATACCAATGAGTTCCTTAGCTGGGAGCTTGAGGCTGACTCTCAAGATCCTACCGGCGACCAGAAGCGCATGGTTGAACTGCAGTGCGACGTTGCTTGCCGAGGCGGCTTCCGTCGACTTCCACCTAGCATCAAAGCCTAA